One genomic region from Amycolatopsis sp. FBCC-B4732 encodes:
- a CDS encoding DUF6790 family protein produces the protein MDTFGYFAQSAFPLVWIVVPAIGAYLRARHVTSARERLEIWQRWWAIGAFGIGSLWMTVAFLAFPDVMATAIGFPRTPFLFEIAFANLGLAVMGFRAASASARERITIGLGGGMFLWGALAGHVYQWFAGGDHAPGNTGGVLVNDLLIPAVMIVLAVRSRRLAPVAV, from the coding sequence ATGGACACCTTCGGTTACTTCGCCCAGTCGGCTTTTCCCCTGGTCTGGATCGTGGTCCCGGCCATCGGGGCCTACCTGCGAGCCCGCCACGTCACCTCGGCCCGGGAGCGGCTGGAGATCTGGCAGCGCTGGTGGGCCATCGGCGCCTTCGGCATCGGCAGTCTGTGGATGACGGTGGCGTTCCTCGCCTTCCCGGACGTGATGGCCACCGCCATCGGCTTTCCCCGGACGCCGTTCCTGTTCGAGATCGCCTTCGCCAACCTCGGGCTGGCCGTCATGGGCTTCCGCGCGGCTTCGGCGTCAGCGCGTGAGCGCATCACCATCGGGCTCGGCGGCGGCATGTTCCTGTGGGGCGCCCTCGCCGGCCACGTCTACCAATGGTTCGCGGGCGGCGACCACGCTCCCGGCAACACCGGCGGCGTGCTCGTCAACGACCTGCTGATCCCGGCGGTCATGATCGTGCTCGCCGTGCGTTCGCGGCGCCTGGCGCCGGTTGCGGTCTGA
- a CDS encoding TMEM175 family protein codes for MKTRHSNETGEARAVAADRLTTFVDAVIAIALTLLALDLPAPTGDTTDAMLSSALAHGKEYLAFALSFTVIAAHWHAHHEIFRYVGSLSGRLTSLTLAWLFMQVLMPFATRLLTADGAFPPRFSFYALVQVLASATFALIIREIRREHLHRSDVTPPEFAQSLVRSICLAAVFAVSVPVSSLIGGTGAYLCWLTAPVVLAVARRVQSRAVQ; via the coding sequence GTGAAAACCCGGCACAGCAACGAAACCGGCGAAGCGCGAGCGGTCGCAGCCGATCGGCTCACGACGTTCGTCGACGCGGTGATCGCGATCGCGCTCACCCTGCTCGCCCTGGACCTCCCCGCCCCCACCGGCGACACCACCGACGCCATGCTGAGCTCGGCTTTGGCCCACGGCAAGGAGTACCTGGCCTTCGCGCTCAGCTTCACGGTGATCGCCGCCCACTGGCACGCGCACCACGAGATCTTCCGCTACGTCGGCTCGCTGAGCGGGCGCCTGACCAGCCTCACCCTGGCCTGGCTGTTCATGCAGGTCCTGATGCCGTTCGCCACCCGGCTGCTCACCGCCGACGGCGCCTTCCCGCCGCGGTTCAGCTTCTACGCGCTCGTGCAGGTCCTGGCGTCCGCGACGTTCGCGCTCATCATCCGGGAGATCCGGCGCGAGCATTTGCACCGCTCGGACGTCACGCCGCCGGAATTCGCGCAGAGCCTCGTGCGCAGCATCTGCCTGGCCGCCGTCTTCGCGGTGTCCGTTCCCGTCTCGTCCCTGATCGGCGGCACCGGCGCGTACCTGTGCTGGCTCACGGCGCCGGTCGTGCTCGCCGTCGCCCGTCGCGTCCAGAGCCGGGCGGTGCAATGA
- a CDS encoding DUF6193 family natural product biosynthesis protein codes for MEEVPHQDLIDAGGLEAVLRAACPDCAIDMTDAPGAFGGFAATVSRRDRAVSVMPLRRERLFRVRHKLRGSFLSRLSTAELAEVTGSAATWLGGATARELAAAWPFADFVAVADAYESGDRTEFTWQLYRAYPQFGLGEFIEAAMREPRLRRMHPFTSLFRMSFRPTADEYRVPGPWVRSVGDGRFTVVANRREEPDIAYGAVEAVRVCLAEVDRLGTAVIAPPGSGRDGRRRARPAP; via the coding sequence ATGGAGGAAGTGCCTCACCAGGACCTGATCGACGCGGGTGGCCTCGAGGCCGTGCTCCGCGCCGCGTGCCCTGACTGCGCGATCGACATGACGGATGCTCCCGGCGCTTTCGGCGGCTTCGCGGCCACGGTGAGCAGACGCGACCGCGCCGTGTCCGTCATGCCGCTCCGTCGGGAGCGTCTGTTCCGCGTGCGGCACAAGCTGCGGGGGAGCTTTCTGAGCCGGCTGTCCACCGCCGAGCTGGCGGAGGTCACCGGCTCCGCCGCGACCTGGCTCGGCGGTGCCACGGCGCGGGAGCTGGCCGCCGCGTGGCCGTTCGCCGACTTCGTGGCCGTCGCCGATGCGTACGAGAGCGGCGATCGGACCGAGTTCACGTGGCAGCTGTACCGCGCGTACCCGCAGTTCGGCCTGGGCGAATTCATCGAGGCGGCGATGCGGGAGCCGCGGCTGCGGCGGATGCACCCGTTCACGTCGTTGTTCCGGATGTCGTTCCGGCCGACCGCGGACGAATACCGGGTGCCCGGCCCGTGGGTGCGCTCCGTCGGCGACGGGCGGTTCACGGTCGTCGCGAATCGTCGGGAGGAGCCCGACATCGCGTACGGCGCCGTCGAAGCGGTCCGGGTGTGCCTGGCCGAGGTGGACCGCCTCGGCACGGCGGTCATTGCACCGCCCGGCTCTGGACGCGACGGGCGACGGCGAGCACGACCGGCGCCGTGA